Proteins encoded together in one Streptomyces sp. TLI_171 window:
- a CDS encoding PhzF family phenazine biosynthesis protein, translating into MRIRIVDAFTDRPFSGNPAGVVLFDSESFPADDWLQRVAAEVNLSETAFAHPLPPGGEADWALRWFTPATEVDMCGHATLATAHVLHRTGAATGTVRFTARCGVLTATPEPDGAITLDFPTSPLTPAPTPEGLAGALGAEPVAVHDTAAAIGDLLVELADETTVRELAPDLAALAAAPLSARGIIATAAADDPDGAYQFVSRCFFPAIGIDEDPVTGSAHTALAPHWSARFGREDLTGLQGGARTGLVRTRLRGPRTLLTGHAVTVVDGELHA; encoded by the coding sequence ATGCGCATCCGAATCGTCGACGCGTTCACCGACCGCCCGTTCTCCGGGAACCCGGCCGGGGTGGTGCTGTTCGACTCCGAGTCCTTCCCGGCCGACGACTGGCTGCAGCGGGTGGCCGCCGAGGTCAACCTCTCCGAGACCGCCTTCGCCCACCCGCTGCCGCCCGGCGGCGAGGCCGACTGGGCGCTGCGCTGGTTCACCCCTGCCACCGAGGTCGACATGTGCGGCCACGCCACGCTGGCCACCGCGCACGTCCTGCACCGCACCGGGGCCGCCACCGGCACCGTCCGCTTCACCGCCCGCTGCGGAGTGCTGACCGCCACCCCCGAACCCGACGGCGCCATCACCCTGGACTTCCCCACCTCGCCGCTGACGCCCGCCCCGACCCCCGAGGGCCTGGCCGGGGCGCTGGGCGCGGAACCCGTCGCCGTCCACGACACCGCCGCCGCCATCGGCGACCTGCTCGTCGAACTGGCCGACGAGACGACGGTGCGCGAGCTCGCCCCGGACCTCGCCGCACTGGCCGCCGCGCCGCTCTCCGCCCGCGGCATCATCGCGACCGCCGCCGCCGACGACCCGGACGGCGCCTACCAGTTCGTCTCGCGCTGCTTCTTCCCCGCCATCGGCATCGACGAGGACCCCGTCACCGGCAGCGCCCACACCGCACTCGCCCCCCACTGGTCCGCCCGCTTCGGCCGCGAGGACCTCACCGGCCTCCAGGGCGGCGCCCGCACCGGCCTGGTCCGCACCCGGCTGCGCGGCCCCCGCACCCTGCTCACCGGCCACGCCGTCACCGTCGTCGACGGCGAACTCCACGCCTGA
- a CDS encoding ABC transporter ATP-binding protein produces the protein MIEAQQLTKRYGEKTAVDGLDFTVKPGTVTGFLGPNGAGKSTTMRMVVGLDAPTSGSVRVNGRRYAEHAAPLQEVGALLEAKSIHPGRSAFNHLMALAHTHGIPRARVDEVIELTGLQAVAGKRAGAFSLGMGQRLGIAAALLGDPATVMLDEPVNGLDPEGVLWIRNLLTGLAAEGRTVFVSSHLMSEVALVADHLIVVGRGRLLADTTVQDLVRQAGGDRVTVASADPARLREALTGPGVEITGLAGSEELEVAGLTARRIGTVAAELGIALYELATRTVSLEQAFMDLTRDAVEYHGSTTADTPRSAA, from the coding sequence ATGATCGAAGCGCAGCAGCTGACGAAGCGTTACGGCGAGAAGACGGCGGTGGACGGGCTCGACTTCACCGTCAAGCCGGGCACCGTCACCGGGTTCCTCGGGCCGAACGGCGCGGGGAAGTCGACCACCATGCGGATGGTCGTCGGTCTGGACGCGCCGACCAGCGGATCGGTCCGGGTCAACGGCCGCCGCTACGCCGAGCACGCCGCCCCGCTGCAGGAGGTCGGCGCGCTGCTGGAGGCGAAGTCGATCCACCCGGGCCGGTCCGCGTTCAACCACCTGATGGCGCTGGCCCACACGCACGGCATTCCGCGGGCCCGGGTCGACGAGGTGATCGAGCTGACGGGCCTTCAGGCGGTGGCCGGCAAGCGGGCGGGCGCGTTCTCGCTCGGCATGGGCCAGCGGCTGGGCATCGCCGCGGCGCTGCTCGGCGACCCGGCCACGGTGATGCTCGACGAGCCGGTGAACGGCCTCGACCCCGAGGGCGTGCTGTGGATCCGCAACCTGCTGACCGGCCTGGCCGCCGAGGGCCGGACGGTCTTCGTGTCCTCGCACCTGATGAGCGAGGTCGCGCTGGTCGCCGACCACCTGATCGTGGTCGGCCGGGGCCGGCTGCTGGCCGACACCACGGTGCAGGACCTGGTCCGGCAGGCGGGCGGCGACCGGGTGACGGTCGCCTCCGCCGACCCGGCCCGGCTGCGCGAGGCGCTCACCGGTCCGGGTGTCGAGATCACCGGCCTGGCCGGCTCCGAGGAGTTGGAGGTCGCCGGGCTGACGGCCCGTCGGATCGGCACGGTGGCCGCCGAGCTCGGCATCGCGCTGTACGAACTCGCCACCCGCACCGTCTCGTTGGAGCAGGCCTTCATGGACCTCACCCGGGACGCCGTCGAGTACCACGGCTCCACCACCGCCGACACCCCGAGGAGCGCCGCGTGA
- a CDS encoding ABC transporter permease — protein MWSLRSTWITLGLGLFFLVAFGLIAAYQFKSRLTDGRPMDRDFADATALSLSLFGTNFAQLALGVLGVLVAAGEYSTGMIRSTLAAVPRRLPVLWSKALAYGAVALVLSTVGVFVAFLIGSGILSGTRAAMTLSDAGAVRGLLGAGLFLGLVGVIGVALGMLLRSVAGGISVLVASLMLVPGLVSLLPTSWHSHISPYLPSNAGEAMFALHHDSTTLSPGAGLAVFLLWTVAALAGAATRLTRSDA, from the coding sequence ATGTGGTCGCTGCGCTCGACCTGGATCACCCTCGGCCTCGGCCTGTTCTTCCTGGTGGCGTTCGGCCTGATCGCCGCGTACCAGTTCAAGTCCCGGCTGACCGACGGCCGCCCGATGGACCGGGACTTCGCCGACGCGACGGCGCTCAGCCTGTCCCTGTTCGGCACCAACTTCGCGCAGCTCGCGCTCGGCGTGCTCGGCGTGCTGGTCGCCGCCGGCGAGTACTCGACCGGCATGATCCGCTCCACGCTGGCCGCGGTGCCGCGCCGCCTGCCGGTGCTGTGGTCCAAGGCGCTGGCGTACGGCGCGGTCGCCCTGGTGCTGTCCACGGTCGGCGTGTTCGTGGCCTTCCTGATCGGCAGCGGCATCCTCTCCGGGACCCGCGCCGCGATGACCCTGTCCGACGCCGGCGCGGTCCGCGGGCTGCTCGGCGCGGGCCTGTTCCTCGGCCTGGTCGGGGTGATCGGGGTCGCGCTGGGCATGCTGCTGCGCTCGGTGGCGGGCGGCATCTCGGTGCTGGTCGCCTCGCTGATGCTGGTGCCCGGCCTGGTGTCGCTGCTGCCCACGTCCTGGCACAGCCACATCAGCCCGTACCTGCCCTCCAACGCGGGCGAGGCGATGTTCGCCCTGCACCACGACTCCACCACGCTCTCCCCCGGCGCGGGCCTGGCCGTGTTCCTGCTCTGGACGGTCGCCGCACTGGCCGGCGCCGCCACCCGGCTGACCCGCAGCGACGCCTGA
- a CDS encoding sensor histidine kinase produces the protein MHEQDPTGGLPPWPGTGAGHPLFDRLARAAQRLRGLDRRYPWLLDAAVVAASFLLFCMPELVHGDEDGPREHRIAFTQLPPAAVLALQAGLLLPLLWRRRRPTTAFAVITAVFVLQWSLGAALRADVALLLALYAVALYGRPRDLARACAAVAAGITVVAVRLSDAVSVWDSLFFLAAAVTAAVALGIAVRMRRAQLAGLRERAARLEIERDQRSRLAAATERTRVAREMHDIIGHNLSVIITLADGGAYAARSAPERSREALQLIGDSGRQALGELRRMLGVLRERDAGPELAPQPGIPDLDALCARIRAAGPEVTYRSQGELDGLDRGVQLMAYRIVQEALTNALKHAGPATRARVAVALDADRLWVRVDDSGPPGDPAPAAPPGEGHGLAGMRERAAVYGGSVAAGPVPGGGWSVLADLDVAPAPDPAGGPL, from the coding sequence GTGCACGAGCAGGACCCCACCGGCGGCCTGCCGCCCTGGCCGGGCACCGGAGCCGGCCACCCGCTGTTCGACCGGCTCGCCCGGGCCGCCCAGCGCCTGCGCGGCCTCGACCGCCGCTACCCGTGGCTGCTGGACGCCGCCGTGGTCGCCGCGTCCTTCCTGCTCTTCTGCATGCCCGAACTCGTGCACGGCGACGAGGACGGCCCGCGCGAGCACCGGATCGCCTTCACCCAGCTCCCGCCGGCCGCGGTCCTCGCCCTCCAGGCCGGCCTGCTGCTCCCCCTGCTGTGGCGCCGCCGCCGGCCCACCACCGCGTTCGCCGTGATCACCGCGGTGTTCGTGCTGCAGTGGTCGCTCGGCGCGGCCCTGCGCGCGGACGTGGCGCTGCTGCTCGCCCTGTACGCGGTGGCGCTGTACGGGCGGCCCCGCGACCTGGCCCGGGCGTGCGCCGCCGTCGCCGCCGGGATCACGGTCGTCGCGGTCCGGCTGTCCGACGCCGTCTCGGTCTGGGACAGCCTGTTCTTCCTGGCCGCCGCCGTGACCGCCGCCGTCGCCCTCGGCATCGCCGTCCGGATGCGGCGCGCCCAGCTGGCCGGGCTGCGCGAGCGCGCGGCCCGGCTGGAGATCGAGCGCGACCAGCGCAGCCGGCTCGCCGCCGCCACCGAACGCACCCGGGTGGCCCGCGAGATGCACGACATCATCGGCCACAACCTGTCCGTGATCATCACCCTGGCCGACGGGGGCGCGTACGCCGCCCGCTCGGCGCCCGAGCGCAGCCGCGAGGCGCTGCAGCTGATCGGCGACTCGGGCCGGCAGGCGCTCGGCGAGCTGCGCCGGATGCTCGGGGTGCTCCGCGAACGCGACGCCGGCCCGGAACTCGCCCCGCAGCCCGGCATTCCCGACCTCGACGCGCTGTGCGCCCGGATCCGGGCGGCCGGTCCGGAGGTCACCTACCGCTCGCAGGGCGAACTGGACGGGCTGGACCGCGGCGTCCAGCTGATGGCGTACCGGATCGTCCAGGAGGCGCTGACCAACGCCCTCAAGCACGCCGGGCCCGCCACCCGCGCCCGGGTCGCCGTCGCCCTGGACGCCGACCGGCTGTGGGTGCGGGTCGACGACAGCGGCCCGCCCGGCGACCCGGCCCCGGCCGCGCCGCCCGGCGAGGGGCACGGCCTGGCCGGGATGCGCGAGCGGGCCGCGGTGTACGGCGGCAGCGTCGCGGCCGGGCCGGTGCCCGGCGGGGGCTGGTCGGTGCTCGCCGACCTCGACGTCGCGCCCGCCCCCGACCCGGCCGGAGGCCCGCTGTGA
- a CDS encoding response regulator transcription factor, producing the protein MTTVLIVDDQPLQRFGFRMLLESQPDTSVAGEAGHGAEAVRLTAELRPDVVLMDIRMPGMDGIEATRLIIASGGRSRILVLTTFDLDEYAHAALRAGASGFLLKDARPEELLAGIRSVAGGDAVVAPAVTRRLLDAYAHHLPVRPAAAAVDDPRLAPLTGREREILLAIGQGWTNGEIAHRLVLSESTVKTHVGRVLAKIGARDRVQAVIFAYDLGLTRPNPPL; encoded by the coding sequence GTGACGACCGTCCTGATCGTGGACGACCAGCCGCTGCAGCGCTTCGGCTTCCGGATGCTGCTGGAGAGCCAGCCCGACACCTCGGTGGCCGGCGAGGCCGGGCACGGCGCGGAGGCCGTCCGCCTCACCGCCGAACTGCGGCCCGACGTGGTGCTGATGGACATCCGGATGCCCGGCATGGACGGCATCGAGGCGACCCGCCTGATCATCGCCTCCGGCGGCCGCTCCCGGATCCTGGTCCTGACCACCTTCGACCTCGACGAGTACGCCCACGCGGCGCTGCGGGCCGGCGCCAGCGGCTTCCTGCTCAAGGACGCCCGCCCCGAGGAGCTGCTCGCCGGCATCCGCTCCGTCGCCGGCGGCGACGCCGTGGTCGCCCCCGCCGTCACCCGTCGCCTGCTCGACGCCTACGCCCACCACCTGCCGGTACGCCCCGCCGCCGCGGCCGTCGACGACCCGCGGCTCGCCCCGCTCACCGGCCGCGAGCGCGAGATCCTGCTCGCCATCGGCCAGGGCTGGACCAACGGCGAGATCGCCCACCGCCTGGTCCTCTCCGAGTCCACCGTCAAGACCCACGTCGGCCGGGTCCTGGCCAAGATCGGCGCCCGCGACCGCGTCCAGGCGGTGATCTTCGCCTACGACCTCGGCCTGACCCGCCCCAACCCGCCGCTCTGA
- a CDS encoding DUF6297 family protein: MSRAEAVAATDAPDPLEAEDEGTAAEWSADDDWTDEALAVLRALRAPHRRNRLKQVGFGLYCTLLILVIWGGIPSFGLFLQASMGADYTAHGPDLLAAMPSGIAAAGLATLLLAVRDGLWRGPVVPPRATSDWLLAHPVRPRAVLRPWFWLSCGLAVLPGLLIAVGGMVALGLTVRTGLPAALGWCLAGGACLPLLGVCAGLQVQRSAPAARWARRLTPYATVLILGLATQSALAVAGHPVHWLERVELWSGPWGWAGLAALAPTPAAVPGGAVAAVLLVLPTALLLVLADRAVGTVPLALLRERARTAAGVLAALRTVELRAARLAVTGASGGDRQLRLRLPAPRRSWLILYWRDALSLLRAPARLGRAVLLTVPALLCAVLVHDTRGVLSWAVAVLALLFGYLAVAQLLEPARIETDDVRRSSWSPYPFTGLMLRHAVVPTLLGLVLAAAGSAVVLALGGGPSAWLAPLAVPALVAAGLVNACRGAARRDLLYRSPQPTGGSTGIALFVAWYAAGPAVALPVLALPFSAALRSGAAGPLVPALAVALAATAALLQWASVRAGRLPAQARPGTVGRA, translated from the coding sequence GTGAGCCGCGCCGAGGCCGTGGCCGCCACCGACGCCCCGGACCCGCTGGAAGCCGAGGACGAGGGCACCGCCGCCGAGTGGTCGGCGGACGACGACTGGACCGACGAGGCGCTGGCGGTGCTGCGCGCCCTGCGCGCACCGCACCGCCGCAACCGCCTCAAGCAGGTCGGCTTCGGGCTGTACTGCACCCTGCTGATCCTGGTGATCTGGGGCGGCATCCCCAGCTTCGGCCTGTTCCTGCAGGCCTCGATGGGCGCCGACTACACCGCGCACGGCCCGGACCTGCTGGCCGCCATGCCCAGCGGCATCGCCGCCGCCGGGCTGGCCACCCTGCTGCTGGCCGTCCGCGACGGACTGTGGCGCGGGCCCGTTGTGCCGCCCCGGGCCACCTCCGACTGGCTGCTCGCGCACCCCGTCCGGCCCCGCGCGGTGCTGCGGCCGTGGTTCTGGCTGTCCTGCGGGCTGGCCGTCCTGCCCGGGCTGCTGATCGCCGTCGGCGGCATGGTGGCGCTCGGGCTGACCGTCCGCACCGGCCTGCCCGCCGCGCTCGGCTGGTGCCTGGCCGGCGGGGCCTGCCTGCCGCTGCTGGGCGTCTGCGCCGGGCTCCAGGTGCAGCGCAGCGCGCCGGCCGCCCGCTGGGCGCGCCGGCTGACGCCGTACGCGACGGTGCTGATCCTCGGCCTGGCCACGCAGAGCGCGCTGGCCGTCGCCGGGCACCCCGTGCACTGGCTGGAGCGGGTCGAACTGTGGTCCGGCCCGTGGGGCTGGGCCGGGCTCGCCGCCCTGGCCCCGACGCCCGCCGCCGTCCCGGGCGGTGCGGTCGCCGCCGTCCTGCTGGTGCTGCCGACCGCGCTCCTCCTGGTGCTCGCGGACCGGGCCGTCGGCACCGTCCCGCTCGCCCTGCTGCGCGAGCGGGCCCGGACCGCGGCCGGGGTGCTGGCGGCGCTGCGCACGGTCGAGCTGCGGGCCGCCCGGCTGGCCGTCACCGGCGCGTCCGGCGGCGACCGGCAGCTCCGCCTCCGGCTGCCCGCACCCCGCCGGAGCTGGCTGATCCTGTACTGGCGCGACGCCCTCTCGCTGCTCCGGGCCCCCGCACGGCTCGGGCGCGCCGTCCTGCTGACGGTGCCCGCGCTGCTGTGCGCGGTGCTGGTCCACGACACCCGGGGCGTGCTCTCCTGGGCGGTCGCCGTCCTCGCGCTGCTGTTCGGCTACCTGGCGGTGGCCCAGCTGCTGGAGCCCGCCCGGATCGAGACCGACGACGTGCGCCGCTCCTCCTGGTCCCCGTACCCGTTCACCGGCCTGATGCTGCGTCACGCCGTGGTGCCGACGCTCCTCGGCCTGGTCCTCGCGGCGGCCGGTTCGGCCGTGGTGCTGGCCCTCGGCGGCGGGCCGTCGGCCTGGCTCGCGCCGCTCGCGGTGCCGGCCCTGGTCGCGGCCGGACTGGTCAACGCCTGCCGCGGGGCGGCCCGCCGCGACCTGCTCTACCGCTCCCCGCAGCCCACCGGCGGCAGCACCGGCATCGCGCTGTTCGTCGCGTGGTACGCCGCCGGCCCGGCGGTGGCGCTGCCGGTGCTGGCCCTGCCGTTCTCCGCCGCCCTGCGCAGCGGCGCGGCGGGCCCGCTGGTCCCGGCCCTGGCGGTCGCGCTGGCCGCGACCGCCGCCCTGCTGCAGTGGGCGTCCGTCCGCGCGGGCCGGCTGCCCGCGCAGGCCCGGCCCGGGACGGTGGGCCGAGCGTAG